In the genome of Mytilus edulis chromosome 14, xbMytEdul2.2, whole genome shotgun sequence, the window ccTACATTTGTACGTACCTGCATGTATATCTATATCTATCTGACATTACACTCCCTCTTTCATGTTGTTTATTTCACACGTACATCCCACACATATCTTTCTAAATATCTCCTCGTGCGAAATCTACACCACTTAGACTTAAATTTAACACGATCTCAATAATTAGCAGCtaaaatgtgaaaatattgatttttatctCTGATTTTTCTTTGATGAAGATAGATTTAAGTTTAGTTAACATCccataattatattttcatcgCCTATTTCACTGCTCTCTATAAAAACACGATGAAAGAATTTTCAGCGCCTAAAActattacactgatttttatgaATTAACACATATATTGTTATATCGCCGCGTTGAATGAATCTGAACAACCATTAAACGATCATCATAGACAAACTAATGTTATTCCATCAATATTTGAAGTTTTAATCAAATTTCCATTTGTCGAATCAATTAATAATGGTTCTCGTTGTCTGCTGCTAAAGGCTCGCGCTCTAAAATGATAAATTGTATGCAGAACTTTGATCTGTAAACAAACTTTGTAGTAGGTCGATAgctttgtttacattgtttggCATCTTATGCAAATAACTTGAAAATTTTGGAAGAGCTACTATTGTCTGCTCATCTTTAATATCGTCTGCTAAGCTTCAATATCGTCTGCTCGTATTTAACCGGAGGTAGGCGACGGGATGTTCTTAATATACGCGATGCAATCGACCCTTATTCGCCCCCCTTTTGACACTATTCTGACAATAATTTGGATAACAAATTTTCTGAATCATATAGAAACGAAAATATGCCATTATTAATATCAATTCCATATTccaataatgaaaaatgaattcaaaggaaaacccgGTATTCATTAAGTAATCTCTTCAGCTACATCTGCAATTATGAATCTATTGAAGTAAGTATACATGAGATAATTTTATAGAACATAGTCAACTCGGTCTCCCACCTGCTAATGAGACGTGAAgcaataggcccaagaccacaattaattaccccgcttttcgttgtatatagttccctttaattagagtgtatttttccttaatatATTCTTTCCCCtcctcactcatttcttagattttttttggtggaaatgaaagacgagaggtgaaataaatttttggatgttgtattttaactaatttaatttggaatgagtgattaggccaagtgcaaaaaggtaatatttacagttttcggaacatctcttgacttgtcaatagggatatggatgtgtattggctaaatttgtaggATGTGTGActgcaatctttctgaattttggatatatttttggactagtactgtacattacacacacacaaaatttgacaaaaagattcggtgcaatttttttaatgagacaaaaagttataaagaactgatagaggtattaattgtggtctgtggccaatAAATGCTGCTAATGTTAGGCAGAGTGTGTGGTTATCAGGTTTGCTTGACAGACAGGAACTAAAAATAGTTAGGATAGAACTCAAAAATACCAATGGTTTCGCGTTTTTATGTTAGACCTGTAGAATATTTTTTGATGGCTGGATGAATGACTAgctgtttaacgtccagtggcaattgCAAACTAAATGCATATTCGGGACGAGAACAATCATGATATGGAAATTCACTCTGCTTTGTATTCGAACGACAGGCTGATCGAACGTTCTATTTTACAAGTTATCAGTCCGCAGGAAGGCATATCATCTAATAaaatacattattctgactccaagCACATCAGCGTTTACTCTTACTTCAAAATACACGTGCTTAGCGACGAATTAGCAATACCAATTTCCAAGTACTAGTATTTGGTTTAACCAAGAACTATCGCACTCGAGATGAATACGCTACCACGACACCcccgttaatttttttttaaagtcgatGATTAAATCCAGATGTAACTTTTAGCTCCAATCATTTTTATGGACGTTGATTTGTACTCGCATGTTCGACTTAAACTACGCTCAAATTAAGGTTAAAACTCTAAGGAAAGTTGACGTAGAACAGTACGGTCGTACTACAGAAGACGGTTAATTTCAGGGTGGAGTTTTATTTTCAAGCCGTAATAACGACTtatagctaagttgttataacgacttaacatatttatcttgttaaaacaacttagctaactcgttATAACGAGTTAGattagctaagtcgttataacaacttaaAATAAAACTCCACCCTGACACTAATCGGTTTCCGTTATGGCTGTTTGGTTTTGGTTTTTGGTGTTTCGTTCTGTCTAATGTTTTTATATCTAACCTCACTTGCGTCCTGTTTTCGTGATCTAGATACCAGGAAAGTAGTTtcatacatatataattatattccCGAGGATGACAGTTTGACTAAGTGCATGTGATTTGCATGGTGGGGGAAGTTTTCGACACATCAGATCTCACTGCCTTTGATGTTTATGCGATTTCTTCGATTTTTATTTTCTCCTTTGATTTGTCTTTTTAAGTCGATTTACGAAAAATTTTGCTTTAATTTTTCGTAGACGtaaattataataaaagcatTATTAGAAACACAGGGGCGGGTCCAGCAATTTTTAAAAGGGAGTTCCCAACCCAGGAGAAAAAAGGGAGGGAAGtttcaactatatgtccccatataaatgcactgatcgtccaaaacaagaagggttccaacccccggacccgcCACTGAAACACGTGGTAAGCTGGTACGATTTAAATGGTACACTTTGAATGTTAATTTGGAGTTATAAAATTAGGTCAGATGTTTCCAAAACTAGGCTGCAGCTCCCTAATGCAAAGTTAATATTGGTTAGACAGGTGCAAAATGTGAAACGAGAAGTGtttaccctcccggagcaccgGGTTTTTGGTTGCATTGACGTTGATCAAATTTTCTCATTCTATGTAGTTTTCGTATTTGCTATTGCGAAGTCCGACTCCGACATATGATTTGTTTAATGTATACTTGATAAATAacgactatttaaaaaaaaaacatttctgctGTTTGatgaatatttgtaaaataaaagcaATCAATGGACAATccaccaaaatttgtaaaaaaatagtgGTCTTCTGTTTGGATAATGGCACTTCCAAAATGATACTCTTTTCCACGTTCACTTTTTGGAAATATAAGACTCCCCTCTTGACCCTCGAATGACATACCTTTACATTTTCACTGCTTGCAGCACATTATATAATTACGCTTCATGTCAGACATATTGAAAAGTAATTAAAGGCATCTGCTCGCTATTAATGTAAATATTACAAACAGCCGATTCTACAAAGAATAAAAGATGGATTTTACCTTTTGGCGTTATAAAGCGTGAAATTTTGCAATTTCTTTTAACCTGGCACGCGGATGACCCCCTTGGCCTCTCCCGAAAAAAGCACGGGCGTAATAATTAGGAGACATTCAGGTAATTATCTCTAAATTGGGCGAttctaatatttttataatataaaagtatatgtacatttttagttcacctggcccaaagggccaagtgagcttttcccatcacttggcgtccgtcgtccgtcgtcgttaacttttacaaaaatcttcttctctgaaactgctgggccaaattcaaccaaacttggccaaaatcatcactagggtatctagtttaaaaatgtgtccgtcgacccggcaaaccaaccaagatggccgccatggctaaacatagaacataggggtaaaatgtagattttagcatataactctgaaaccaaagcatttagagcaaatctgttattcaggtcaagatctatctgtcctgaaattttcagatgaatcggacaaccggttaatgggttgctgcccctgaattggtaattttaagagaattttgccgtttttggttattatcttgaatattattataaatagagataaattgtaaccagcaaaaatgttcagcaaagtaagatctacaaataagttacatgaccaaaatggtcagttgacccctaaaggagttattgccctttataatatgttttatcaatttttaattttttgttatcttttacaaaaatcttctctgaaagtACTGGgtcaaattcaaccaaacttagccaaaaccattattagggtatctagtttaaaaaaaaatgtgtgcggacggtgacccagccaaccagtCCAGATGGCtgccatggataaaaataaaacacagggataaaatgtagattttggattATAACTCTGGAACCAAAGCATTtcgagcaaatctgacaaaggggTTAAATTGTTGATCAAGTCAATATCTCTCTGACCTGAAactttcagatgaattggacaactggttgttgggttgctgcccccaattggtaatttttaaagaaattttgccgtttttggttattatcttgaatactactatagatggtcagttgaccccttaaggagttattgccttttatagtcaatttttaacaattttcattaatttggtaaatatttgaaaatttttacaaaatatgttcctctgtatctaaagggccaagtttatttcagaaagagaaaattgtaagtagcaagaatgttcagtaaagtaagatctacaaacacatcaccatcaccaaaacaatattttgtcattaatccatctgtgtcctttgtttaatatgcacatagaccaaggtgagcgacacaggctctttagagtctCTAGTTATTTTCATACTGAAAAGggttttatgccccatctacgatagttCATTATTGTCTTTAACAGATTCATAAAAAATtctgagccaaaacgtagaaTTTAAGCATTGTATTTAATTACTTGCTGTAATTTCagtcattgtcctttaaattatcgatttttgattggtctcgacgagagggtaacattaaaaaaaaatgtcacctgctcagccatgtgatagagtaaatttaCACCCTCGTATTAGCTAATCAAAagatggcattttaacgtgaagtataataaatatAGTTACAAATGCATCCTTCTACTATTGTAAGTGAAATATTCACATGACAAAAATACTATTATTTCAAGCAGTCGTTGAACCATGAAAATCGAATCAAGAACAGTGGATATACCAGAGACGGGAAATTCTTAACATAAGGTATCAACATATCATCATATATACAAGGTATGTCTTCTGATTGATTCAAACATTTTCCatagatattttatagtgtgtcattctatgttgtgatgagagttaagggtgaaggtttggtaccattaaaacgtttatacCCGCTGCAATTAATTGCACTTGTCCTAATTCAGGATTTTGATGttcaatagttgtcgtttgttgatgtggttcatacgtgtttctcatttctcgttttttgttgttgttttttttttatagaaaagacCGTTGTTTTcaccgtttgaatgattttacacttgtcattttttggtcctGTAAAGCTTGCTgtgcggtgtgagccaaggcttcgtgttgtatacctataatggtttattttgacttggatggagagttgtctcattggcatatatagcacatcttcttatatctatggtGCATCCGGGTCTTCTAAACGATAAAACTTTACACAATGAGTGTACGCTTCCGCCGCTGCTATCGCCGGGTAGTAATACCTATGACTTGCATATGACAGAGTgcatcaaacgacaaccattgcATTACAGGCTATTAATTTTGCTTAGGTCAAAGAATGCGGCGAGGTTATGATAATCACTCAACGTTTCTTTTAATCATGCAGAGTGGTGTTATAGCACAACATAAGCACTGACTCTTAAGGAGGtcgacctaggttaagggaaataactcttaaaatcatcagtacgtttgtgtcaaccattttcataaatatagtCGAAGCTTCTAGGTTACTTAGAATATTTCCGATCTGTTTCACGTAAAaccttaaaatacattgatgaattttccttttacaaaagCATCACTGAtgtaaagaaaaaagtaaaataacaaaaatagttgtatccctgaaccaaggtctatcccattaaatgcaatggaaaagtcaaataaaacaacGAAATGACACAGCAACATTATTTATTCAAAACACTGTTCAACTTGTCATCAAAAATCACATTTTATATGTTAACTTCGAAATCAGGTTTCGTTCTTGTTTTTCTCTCACTTTACTTTGACAATGGTCGCGAGCATGAATTGTCGTTGAACTAATACATCGGTTCCTCGACCAGTAAGGTATTGACGTAGCTGTAGAATAGCTGTTCTGATATATGAATGTGTGCACTTACTCTTATACTCCTTAATGTTTTATGTTTGTAATCAGTCatcttaatatacaaaaaaagtaataCCGTAAATGCATTCATATATATTCGATTACTGGTAACCGTTTTTCTGTCCTACTTACATCCCTTAAAATTGATTGCAGTACCAGAAGCATCGTAAATGCATATCACTTTCACACATAGACTGGTTTCCGTATCTTTGGTTCTACTTATATCGCTGAATAGATTTATTTACAGTAACAGTAGTGCCGTAAATGCATATCATGGATACATAAAGACTGGTTCCCATATCTGTTGGTTCTACTTATATCCCCTAAGATATTGAAGTCTTTCTCATTCTGGTGTTCTACGGTTGCTTCAAAAACACCATCACTTGGACTCAGTTGTAAAACTAATAAATAACGCTCCCGAGTATCGTCTTTTGGTTTGTAGAAAAAGTATAAAAGGGGTTTCTTGTTTTGAGTCTGTTGATCGTAAGTTAAGTGCGTGTGTACTCTCTTAGCTGCgagaattttctttaattttaaatctgCACAAATATCTTTCGGAAGTTGCTCGTTTATGTGGGATATAACGAACGAAGTAAGTTTTTGTATAACTGGCATTTTTGTTTCAACTTTTTCTGATGAATAACAGACACAGTTATGTTCGTCGATTCCTGCGTTTGCGCAAGATCTGTCTTCCGGTATTGGTCTAAAAAGGCTAATTCCTCTTGGATAAGGTTGTCCAACTTCCTTTGGTTGAAAGTTTTCGTTAAGAATATCAACCATTGTTTTATGAATGTCAAAAGGGGAAGTTAATCGATCTATATTAGTCTCCAAATTTTCATGCAAATtcggatatttttgttttatatgttctGGAATAACAACAGACATCAATGGTAGTCGTTCTTCTAGCCTTCCGATTGGTGTATTTCTGATTTTATCGACACGTGACCCATGGTCGCTCATGAAGAATAGAAAAGAATCATCTAAAAATCCCTCTGTTttcataaaaataagaagatctaATAGGTCGTCATCTGCAAGTTTgataaaattaacataattatGACTTAGTTTGTTATTCCACACTTTCGCAAATTTAAAGTCATGACGATATGCTATTAAAAatcttttcaaatattcaatgGCTAATACATGCATTGGGTTATCCCCGTAACACAAATACGAGTTGTCTCGAAGCTTAAAATTCTTATCTTCGAAAAACTGAAGCACGTCTGCTAGTGGAGcttcaaataatttcatttcgTTAATAGCTAGATAAAATGGTCTCATATAATGATTTGTTGGGGGCTTTGAAAAACCACCTCCACCACTGGTCTCTAAATTATATGTACATAATCGGGGCCAGTCTTCCGAAAAGAACGTGGCGGCACCTAGCGCTGAAAAATTTCGCCAAATGAATGGATGGTTGTCATAAGGCAGATTCGGTATAACTGGAAATTCCTTGGTAAAGGCATAATGTCCGGTCATGACCGGAGCAAGATTAGGTAACGTTGTATCAGCAACCTTCGTATAACCTTTTAAAACATAGCCGCTTAAATTGGTTTCGAGATATTTAAGAGTTTTCGGAAGCTCTCGAATTGCTGCTAACCTGGACACAGAATCTAATCCAAACATgagaatattataattttttccgccatttttcttctttttaatagtTTTGTCTGATCGGTACACTTGTAGATGCAATCGACTGTATATTTTCTTCTTATTAATAAAACAATTCACATTTACAAAATCAGTTTTCACTATCACCGAATTATTAAACCAAACCTCATTTCCAAGTTCTAATGTTTTATCATCTTTATGCCTTTTAATTTCTTGGTAATTGCACGTGACAATCTTTCCACGTGtccttgttttgtttatatgcaACGTTGCATTATAGTCGAAATAAACTAAGTCAGTTTCCTTAGAACACACAATTGGATCTGGTTTCCagtaaaatttcataatttcctTATCGAATGGGTTAACTTGGGGTATCATACACTTTGCCCAAATATTTCCGTGTACGTAAGACATGTATCCGGGTCCCCAATACAAGTGGTAAATTGAATAACTACTTAACATAAATATTCCACCAATCAAAATTAAACGTTTTAAAAGATTATAGTTCCTTATTAACTGTGCTAGTCGACGTCGAACGACTCTCAATGGAAACATGTTTGATGATACTCAGTACCAGTATACGGATGAAGAATATTCTTGTCTTCCGCCGCCTGTGCAGATTTTTACCTCGACTTCGCCTCTGtgtatttctttactttaatgttaactggaaaataaaattatcaaatataagaCATAAAAAAACGAGTGCAATATTATGATAAGATACGATacatcaacttcgtactttatttggcctttttaacttttttggattcgagcgtcactgatgagtcttttgtagacgaaacacgcgtctggcgtatatactaaatgtaGTCTTGttttctataatgagtttatttatatacattgtattaccaattaagggcccacaaggggcatatatcatgcatatatatttcaataattgttataataataataaaaactactTGAAAAACAAGTCTTGAGACAATTTTTCCTAGTAAAATAAGTACCAGACATTTTACTAGCTATGGAATTATTTTCATAAGAAAATTTGTCCTAGGACTTACATTCCTAGTAAAATCATGGACATGAACTTTTAATTGCGTTTTGAACATCACCGTATCTAAACCCATTTATGTCTTAAAAGATCAATTTAAACATGCAGGGTCTAGACATGTTTGCTTCCTAATCATTTGACATCATAAACACTATAACGGTGATGTGTCACGACTTTGAATAACCGTGAGGGTCTCGTAAAGTCGGTTCTTAAACATAATCCAAAAGGCCTTGTATTGTAATATTGTCATTCCTTAACCTCCCTCTTTTCTGTAGTAAAAGCAATCATGTTAAAGCAGAACGCACGTTTGCCTCTGAGGGATAAATAAGTGCACACACATGTTAACTCTGATGCCCCGCGTATAGTGCGTGTCACGCTCTGAGTGGCCTTTAGCTTATGGAAcaatcatttaacttcaaaaggggggaggggttatgtttttttgtctgagtcagaaattttttttttttttgcgcaCGCGAACATAtttcttttgaagttttttgacACTTTCgatcaatttattattttcaaaattaaacactATACGGTATGGGGGAAATCTTTATTTAGAAATTTGTTTGCTATCTGCTTGACCAGAGTACCGGGATAATTTGtttaggaaaaaaaaacatactaccCACCCCCTTTAATTAGAAGTTAACCGTCCGTTCCCTAATCTATCAATAGGCAAGTGGTTTTCCTATCCATGCAACATACCATAATTTTCCAGTGCAACTtcatttaccccccccccc includes:
- the LOC139503309 gene encoding uncharacterized protein — its product is MFPLRVVRRRLAQLIRNYNLLKRLILIGGIFMLSSYSIYHLYWGPGYMSYVHGNIWAKCMIPQVNPFDKEIMKFYWKPDPIVCSKETDLVYFDYNATLHINKTRTRGKIVTCNYQEIKRHKDDKTLELGNEVWFNNSVIVKTDFVNVNCFINKKKIYSRLHLQVYRSDKTIKKKKNGGKNYNILMFGLDSVSRLAAIRELPKTLKYLETNLSGYVLKGYTKVADTTLPNLAPVMTGHYAFTKEFPVIPNLPYDNHPFIWRNFSALGAATFFSEDWPRLCTYNLETSGGGGFSKPPTNHYMRPFYLAINEMKLFEAPLADVLQFFEDKNFKLRDNSYLCYGDNPMHVLAIEYLKRFLIAYRHDFKFAKVWNNKLSHNYVNFIKLADDDLLDLLIFMKTEGFLDDSFLFFMSDHGSRVDKIRNTPIGRLEERLPLMSVVIPEHIKQKYPNLHENLETNIDRLTSPFDIHKTMVDILNENFQPKEVGQPYPRGISLFRPIPEDRSCANAGIDEHNCVCYSSEKVETKMPVIQKLTSFVISHINEQLPKDICADLKLKKILAAKRVHTHLTYDQQTQNKKPLLYFFYKPKDDTRERYLLVLQLSPSDGVFEATVEHQNEKDFNILGDISRTNRYGNQSLCIHDMHLRHYCYCK